In a single window of the Candidatus Nanosynbacter featherlites genome:
- the serS gene encoding serine--tRNA ligase, whose product MLDIKFIREHADLVQKSANDKGYTVDIATLLQLDDERRDLQKQVEALREQRNAISAKMKGGRPDQELIDQGKQLKIELAERENYLKSTEEKVDAILKNVPNITFDDVPLGGEEDSVEIKAYGEHKTGAKDHLDYAVSRGWVDFERGAKVAGAKFYYLKGDLALLENAVTQFALNYVTKQGFTFMTVPHMVNMRTAEGAGFAPKGEGSNEYVVEGEDLTLIGTAEMPLTGYHADEILDEKDLPLLYTGYSPCYRKEAGAYGKHTRGLFRVHQFNKLEMYAFCLPEQSKEIHEKILSIEEALWQQIGISYHVVNIAAGDLGAPAAKKYDIEYWSPVDETYRELTSCSNCTDYQARGLNIRVRRADGSIESVHTLNGTAVSLARSLVVILENFQNEDGSLTVPEVLRPYMGGRERI is encoded by the coding sequence ATGCTAGATATCAAATTTATTCGAGAACATGCTGATTTGGTGCAAAAATCGGCAAATGATAAGGGATATACCGTTGATATTGCGACATTGTTGCAATTGGATGACGAGCGTCGCGACCTACAAAAGCAAGTTGAAGCACTGCGTGAACAGCGAAATGCAATTTCAGCCAAAATGAAAGGTGGTCGCCCAGATCAGGAGCTGATTGACCAGGGAAAACAGCTAAAAATTGAGTTGGCAGAACGTGAAAACTACTTAAAATCAACCGAGGAAAAAGTAGACGCGATTCTGAAAAATGTGCCGAACATTACCTTTGATGATGTGCCGCTTGGCGGTGAGGAAGACTCGGTTGAGATAAAGGCGTACGGTGAGCATAAAACGGGCGCCAAGGATCATTTGGACTATGCTGTCAGTCGCGGTTGGGTTGATTTTGAGCGTGGTGCAAAAGTAGCTGGCGCAAAGTTTTATTACCTCAAAGGTGACTTGGCGCTGCTGGAAAACGCCGTGACGCAGTTTGCGCTGAATTATGTGACGAAGCAGGGCTTTACGTTCATGACCGTGCCGCATATGGTGAATATGCGCACAGCGGAAGGCGCCGGCTTTGCGCCAAAAGGTGAAGGTAGTAATGAGTATGTGGTCGAGGGAGAGGATTTGACGCTGATTGGGACGGCGGAAATGCCGCTGACTGGCTACCATGCTGATGAAATTTTGGACGAGAAAGATTTGCCGCTGCTGTATACGGGATATAGCCCGTGCTACCGTAAAGAGGCGGGTGCATATGGCAAGCACACACGCGGTTTGTTCCGAGTGCACCAATTTAACAAATTGGAAATGTACGCGTTCTGTCTGCCGGAACAGTCTAAGGAGATTCATGAAAAAATCCTCAGCATCGAGGAAGCACTGTGGCAGCAAATTGGTATTTCGTACCACGTGGTGAATATCGCGGCAGGTGACTTGGGCGCGCCGGCTGCCAAAAAATACGACATCGAGTACTGGTCGCCAGTTGATGAGACGTACCGCGAGTTGACTAGCTGTTCGAACTGTACGGATTATCAAGCGCGCGGCTTGAACATTCGCGTGCGGCGCGCGGACGGCAGCATCGAGTCGGTTCACACTTTGAACGGTACGGCAGTCTCATTGGCGCGGTCATTGGTGGTGATTTTGGAAAACTTCCAGAACGAGGACGGCAGTTTGACAGTGCCAGAAGTATTGCGACCATATATGGGCGGACGTGAGCGAATTTAG
- the hpf gene encoding ribosome hibernation-promoting factor, HPF/YfiA family, which produces MITNLTITGVKYELNDTTKRYIEKKIGPLDRFLPRHARKSVTADVKIKQIDNPGGNKYEVEVIINVPDKVITAKDSTMNVLAAVDIVETKLNGQLRRYKDDTLAHVGRSRGVLARFKRSFRRG; this is translated from the coding sequence ATGATTACCAATCTGACAATCACTGGTGTAAAGTACGAACTGAATGACACGACCAAACGGTATATTGAGAAAAAAATTGGTCCATTGGATCGGTTTTTGCCACGTCACGCTCGTAAAAGCGTTACGGCAGATGTGAAGATTAAGCAAATTGATAACCCTGGCGGCAACAAATATGAGGTTGAAGTTATCATCAATGTCCCAGACAAGGTCATCACTGCAAAAGACTCAACAATGAACGTGTTGGCGGCTGTGGACATCGTCGAGACCAAATTGAACGGTCAGTTGCGTCGCTACAAGGACGATACTCTGGCGCACGTTGGCCGTAGTCGTGGTGTGTTGGCACGGTTTAAGCGCAGTTTCCGTCGCGGTTAG
- a CDS encoding vWA domain-containing protein — protein sequence MTEVLHTPATGTESRAVTPEQEALAREYQASLDKAAAFLDDQIPALCRLTGMDVRVAIGDGWATNPETGSFTIDPSFFIEKGYSADHCVFATLHELMAHVRDIKRDPVFSARQDAFVASSKDPQEQQARHIFNNTLTDIHGNKQIMNMLPVMQEVGADIYDSRLFPTKRDDELVDYTNIPMHLQFLYKIIRQEMIPDSKTPVRQEVNEAINQLRNFQNGQVDLISFLTDPGARGSNGKKLSGSDRFDYWLTQIWPQYETLIRLDKQEAKDAQQQNSGQQTDGDADEQQPSNPPQDGDSQKDTDSFSDAYADYFDNKHPEPFSPEEHQKIHDATHKAVQEDRRTKVTPEQQERARRAAANHRYREQTGHSLVEKQRYDDEIQRFHKQIAQMRTVFQSVLNEVVASRRSLSRHSRQDGDILDPNRLAQTVVDIKSGTTPEAFQRYETIRGRTELNCKTDYFFVFDCSGSMGGEPAQAAASCAVIILEGLAGMERDIRQLEEQQNIDLSDLSVRTSLYTFGDAAVCHKPLSSSLHDKQRLDTYTAITAADMGNTADYLALQEIATLPHDQDRQRIIVVVTDGISNDPGTARAAVSQLRRDQNTVVYGVSIGSDAAEQLYAPNAKLINDPKDLPNVLQSFIETTIQT from the coding sequence ATGACCGAAGTATTACACACGCCAGCAACCGGTACAGAATCACGAGCAGTAACGCCTGAACAAGAGGCTTTAGCAAGGGAGTATCAGGCCTCGCTTGACAAAGCAGCAGCGTTTTTGGACGACCAAATACCAGCGCTTTGTCGACTAACCGGCATGGACGTACGAGTAGCGATTGGTGATGGCTGGGCTACCAACCCAGAAACTGGTTCGTTCACCATTGATCCATCATTCTTCATCGAGAAAGGCTATTCAGCTGACCACTGTGTGTTCGCTACTCTGCATGAGCTAATGGCCCATGTGCGTGACATCAAACGAGATCCTGTATTTTCAGCGCGACAAGATGCTTTTGTTGCTAGTAGCAAAGATCCTCAAGAGCAGCAAGCACGCCATATTTTCAACAATACCCTGACTGATATTCACGGCAACAAACAAATTATGAACATGCTGCCTGTCATGCAGGAAGTTGGTGCTGACATTTACGACAGTCGCCTGTTCCCAACGAAGCGTGACGACGAACTGGTTGACTACACCAATATACCGATGCACCTACAATTTCTCTACAAGATCATCCGTCAGGAGATGATACCAGACAGCAAAACGCCCGTTCGCCAAGAAGTTAATGAAGCCATAAACCAACTGCGCAACTTTCAGAATGGTCAGGTTGATCTCATATCATTTTTGACCGATCCTGGCGCAAGAGGCTCTAATGGCAAAAAGCTGTCTGGCAGTGACCGCTTTGACTACTGGCTCACGCAAATTTGGCCACAATATGAAACGCTCATACGGCTGGACAAACAAGAAGCAAAAGATGCCCAACAACAAAACAGCGGTCAACAGACTGATGGCGATGCTGATGAACAGCAGCCCTCAAATCCGCCACAAGACGGTGACAGCCAGAAGGATACCGATTCCTTTTCTGATGCCTATGCTGATTATTTTGACAACAAACATCCTGAACCATTCAGTCCCGAAGAACACCAAAAAATCCACGACGCTACTCACAAAGCCGTTCAAGAGGACCGTCGCACAAAAGTAACGCCTGAACAGCAGGAGCGCGCCCGTCGGGCAGCAGCCAATCATCGCTACCGTGAACAAACTGGCCACTCGCTGGTCGAAAAGCAACGATACGACGATGAGATTCAGCGCTTTCACAAACAAATTGCCCAAATGCGTACAGTCTTCCAATCAGTTCTGAACGAAGTCGTCGCCTCTCGCCGTAGCCTTAGCCGTCACTCCCGTCAGGACGGCGACATCCTCGACCCCAACCGTCTGGCGCAAACCGTGGTCGACATCAAAAGCGGCACCACACCAGAGGCATTTCAGCGCTATGAAACCATCCGCGGACGAACCGAATTGAATTGTAAGACTGACTATTTCTTTGTGTTTGATTGCTCTGGTTCCATGGGGGGCGAGCCAGCACAAGCCGCCGCCAGTTGTGCGGTCATCATACTGGAAGGCCTCGCTGGCATGGAGCGTGACATTCGACAGCTGGAAGAACAGCAAAATATTGATTTGTCCGACCTGTCGGTACGCACCTCACTATACACATTTGGCGATGCTGCAGTCTGCCATAAACCGCTCAGCAGCAGCCTACATGACAAACAACGACTTGATACATACACAGCCATTACCGCAGCCGACATGGGTAACACAGCAGATTATTTAGCCCTCCAGGAAATTGCTACCCTACCCCACGACCAAGATCGCCAGCGAATCATCGTTGTCGTAACCGATGGTATAAGTAATGACCCCGGCACCGCGCGCGCAGCCGTCAGCCAGCTTCGCCGTGACCAGAACACTGTAGTATACGGCGTATCAATTGGCTCAGATGCCGCCGAACAACTGTACGCTCCGAACGCTAAACTTATCAATGACCCCAAAGATTTACCAAACGTGCTACAATCATTTATAGAAACAACCATCCAAACATAA
- a CDS encoding AAA family ATPase: MHTAETKSTPTELYFEPSVLETYYAPDAADRTVEGVVELMTGLRESMQAVRSDWRTVVTGDRQLLEQLAAPHVERINVSRRKDHPEEPDIAVSEISENFLLGLAEPDWEGQMPRDTSEEELQRWEGFKDEHPDVADNLEDWYMYHAKLHELRKDAVLMKEFDEEYRGEQMAATRAAAEFLRAQDRKDEISRRMASLRAKAVRMERPLTAGERRKITAWQKQLSEVDDNIDIPANSSKEKFLEEITRLQVREWKRQLDGGLLMTEQMQTIIDETLPAITRGEPTLFVGETGGAKTAMAEYMVQTYFGVNPEFVSAYGDVNSYQLMGKQELKAEGGKMEWDQIFQEFKDRGIDWDKLSDETRAQLVVQGMQMINLPGSTESVWVPGPVVRAMEGGRPLILDEINAMPPELLKRLNKIMQLRPGDRFTVQEDSGKIVEVQPGFCIIATANEKSKRYKGVDDLSVEFQNRFGANINRVRYPDYDKGYDEYPRENAQLAMATVATKRGELPPDIDEGDFENFVRAARLSQQIFSGTNGEGYNQFIDTEKMVDDRPGLEETVLAPRTMVDILHKVAGSYGTVSLKRACQTFLDGIKNPNDRQVMHHILEYHDLLPEEMLGDERI; the protein is encoded by the coding sequence ATGCATACAGCTGAAACGAAATCTACCCCCACTGAACTGTATTTTGAACCTTCTGTTTTAGAGACGTATTATGCTCCAGACGCGGCTGATCGAACAGTGGAGGGTGTTGTGGAGTTAATGACTGGTCTGCGGGAAAGTATGCAGGCAGTCAGATCTGACTGGCGGACAGTGGTCACAGGAGACCGACAACTCTTGGAGCAACTGGCGGCGCCGCACGTTGAACGCATCAATGTGTCGAGGCGCAAAGACCATCCAGAAGAGCCGGATATAGCAGTGAGCGAGATTAGTGAGAACTTTTTACTGGGCTTGGCTGAACCTGATTGGGAGGGGCAGATGCCGCGTGACACAAGCGAAGAGGAGCTGCAGCGCTGGGAAGGCTTTAAGGATGAACACCCTGATGTAGCTGACAATTTGGAAGATTGGTATATGTATCACGCCAAATTGCATGAGCTACGCAAAGACGCTGTGCTCATGAAGGAATTTGACGAGGAGTACCGCGGCGAACAGATGGCGGCAACTCGGGCGGCGGCTGAGTTCTTGCGTGCTCAGGACAGAAAAGATGAAATCAGTAGGCGGATGGCAAGTTTGCGTGCTAAGGCAGTAAGAATGGAGCGTCCTTTGACGGCAGGCGAAAGGCGGAAAATAACCGCATGGCAAAAGCAGTTGTCTGAGGTTGATGATAATATTGACATCCCAGCTAACAGTAGTAAAGAAAAATTTTTAGAAGAAATAACTCGTTTGCAAGTTCGCGAATGGAAGCGACAACTAGACGGTGGCCTGTTGATGACTGAACAGATGCAAACGATCATTGATGAGACGTTACCAGCCATAACGCGGGGTGAGCCGACGTTGTTCGTCGGTGAGACGGGCGGTGCCAAAACTGCCATGGCGGAGTACATGGTGCAAACGTATTTTGGCGTTAATCCTGAGTTTGTCAGTGCCTATGGCGATGTTAATAGCTACCAGTTGATGGGTAAGCAAGAGCTAAAGGCTGAGGGTGGAAAAATGGAATGGGATCAGATATTCCAGGAGTTCAAAGATCGTGGTATTGACTGGGATAAGCTGAGTGACGAAACGAGAGCGCAGTTAGTTGTACAAGGTATGCAGATGATCAATCTACCGGGCTCAACTGAATCCGTTTGGGTTCCAGGTCCAGTCGTGCGGGCTATGGAAGGTGGTAGGCCACTCATCCTTGACGAAATTAACGCCATGCCGCCAGAGCTGTTGAAACGCTTGAACAAAATTATGCAGTTGCGTCCAGGCGATAGATTTACCGTTCAGGAGGATTCTGGAAAGATTGTCGAGGTTCAGCCGGGCTTTTGTATCATCGCCACGGCAAATGAAAAGTCAAAACGCTACAAGGGCGTGGATGATTTGAGCGTTGAGTTCCAAAACCGTTTTGGCGCAAATATCAATCGCGTGCGTTACCCTGACTACGACAAGGGCTATGACGAATATCCGCGTGAGAATGCTCAGCTGGCCATGGCGACTGTGGCGACGAAACGAGGCGAGTTGCCACCAGATATTGATGAAGGGGACTTTGAGAATTTTGTGCGAGCAGCTCGGTTGAGTCAGCAGATATTTAGTGGCACCAACGGTGAAGGGTACAACCAGTTCATTGATACGGAAAAAATGGTGGATGATCGTCCTGGTCTGGAGGAAACAGTACTAGCGCCGCGCACCATGGTGGATATACTACATAAGGTTGCTGGTAGCTACGGAACGGTATCGCTGAAGCGAGCTTGTCAAACATTTTTGGATGGCATCAAAAACCCAAATGACCGCCAGGTGATGCATCATATCCTTGAGTATCATGATTTGCTGCCGGAGGAAATGCTCGGCGATGAAAGGATATAG
- the secA gene encoding preprotein translocase subunit SecA, whose translation MAMTQQKALSKVFGDPQKKILKRLEKRVAVINGLSEKYEKLSDEELQAQTEALKKRLTKKNVTLDTILPDAFAVVREAAKRVIGERPYDVQLIGGMALHEGNVAEMKTGEGKTLVATLPTYLNALEGKGVHVVTVNDYLAQRDAGWMGQVYDFLGLTTGVIINEASFVYDKDYDNEHHDDPRMRKLRPVTRKEAYAADITYGTNNEFGFDYLRDNMVNDVALLRQRELNFAIVDEVDSILIDEARTPLIISAPAAENPDNYYTFAKVASKLVPDDYVLDEKRRSVALTDEGVEKVQKLLGIKNLYTPDHVRSVYHMDQALRAQTLFKRDKDYVVTNDGEVIIVDEHTGRLMQGRRYNEGLHQAIEAKEGVPVLEESMTLATISFQNYFRLYNKLSGMTGTAFTEAEEFQQIYSLDVIQIPPNKPVIRDDKEDLIFKTEKGKLKAVAEAIKDYHKQGRPVLVGSGSIAKNEQIAKYLEKEGIKFEILNAKNNEREAAIIEKAGEKGAITLATNIAGRGTDIKLGKGVKELGGLVVIGSERHESRRIDNQLRGRGGRQGDPGETQFYVSTEDDLMRIFQGERIAALMDRLGVDEDTPIQNRAVSKTLEAAQKRVEGYNFDTRKNVVQYDNVINRHRRVVYVMRRKILEGDNIKPEIERLLKEKVNDSTQLPLKNNPNFVKEFAAVIPVDEDALTKAGSEKKDKSRVQKVMKLAREAYAEKEEEIGDENLRGVEREVYMAVLDTLWMQHLENMQHLREGIHWRSVGQRDPLVEYRSESQKLFTSLQNNLRDEVLSTIFRVRRADATVQQSQDDEYDTELTRLAETAVEKGVNEITSGEKNRDDDFSVKKAKTASESNRAKNAARKKKKAQRQNRKKNRK comes from the coding sequence ATGGCAATGACACAACAAAAAGCGCTGAGTAAAGTTTTTGGTGATCCGCAGAAGAAGATTTTGAAGCGGCTGGAAAAGCGTGTTGCAGTAATTAACGGTTTGTCTGAAAAGTATGAAAAACTGTCAGATGAGGAATTGCAGGCGCAGACAGAAGCGCTGAAAAAACGGCTGACGAAAAAGAATGTAACGCTGGATACGATTTTGCCAGATGCCTTTGCAGTGGTGCGCGAGGCAGCCAAACGCGTCATCGGTGAGCGTCCGTATGATGTTCAGCTGATCGGTGGTATGGCGCTCCACGAAGGCAATGTGGCTGAGATGAAGACTGGTGAAGGTAAGACCTTGGTGGCGACGCTGCCGACGTACCTCAATGCGCTAGAAGGCAAAGGGGTTCACGTGGTGACTGTCAACGACTATCTGGCGCAGCGTGACGCCGGCTGGATGGGCCAGGTGTATGACTTTTTGGGTCTGACGACTGGTGTGATCATTAACGAAGCATCATTTGTGTACGACAAGGATTATGATAATGAACACCACGACGATCCGCGCATGCGTAAGCTCCGCCCAGTCACTCGTAAGGAAGCCTACGCGGCAGATATTACTTATGGCACTAATAACGAGTTTGGTTTTGACTATTTGCGCGATAACATGGTGAACGACGTCGCTTTGCTCAGGCAGCGCGAACTGAACTTTGCCATCGTTGACGAGGTGGACTCCATTCTGATCGATGAGGCGCGTACGCCGCTGATCATCTCGGCGCCAGCAGCGGAAAACCCAGACAACTACTATACCTTCGCTAAAGTTGCCAGTAAATTAGTGCCAGATGACTATGTTTTGGATGAAAAGCGCCGTAGCGTGGCCTTGACCGACGAGGGCGTGGAAAAAGTTCAAAAACTGCTGGGAATAAAAAATTTGTACACACCAGACCACGTGCGCAGTGTTTACCACATGGACCAGGCGCTGCGAGCACAAACATTGTTCAAGCGTGACAAAGATTACGTGGTGACCAATGACGGCGAGGTGATCATCGTCGATGAACACACCGGTCGTTTGATGCAAGGACGCCGCTACAACGAAGGCTTACACCAGGCAATTGAAGCCAAAGAAGGCGTGCCAGTACTGGAAGAAAGCATGACGTTGGCGACCATTTCATTCCAGAACTATTTCCGTTTGTACAATAAACTTTCCGGTATGACTGGTACGGCGTTCACTGAAGCCGAGGAGTTCCAACAAATTTATTCACTGGACGTCATCCAGATTCCACCGAACAAGCCAGTGATTCGCGACGACAAAGAAGACCTGATCTTCAAGACCGAAAAGGGCAAGCTGAAGGCAGTCGCTGAAGCCATCAAGGACTATCACAAGCAAGGCCGGCCGGTGCTGGTTGGTTCTGGCTCAATTGCCAAGAATGAGCAGATTGCCAAATATCTGGAAAAAGAGGGTATCAAGTTTGAGATTTTGAACGCTAAGAATAATGAACGCGAGGCAGCCATCATTGAGAAGGCCGGTGAAAAGGGTGCGATTACCCTAGCGACAAACATCGCTGGACGTGGTACCGACATTAAGCTTGGCAAGGGCGTCAAGGAACTGGGCGGCCTGGTGGTGATCGGTTCGGAGCGGCATGAGTCACGCCGCATTGACAATCAGTTGCGCGGTCGTGGCGGTCGTCAGGGCGACCCGGGTGAGACGCAGTTCTATGTGTCGACCGAGGATGATTTGATGCGAATTTTCCAGGGCGAGCGCATTGCGGCGTTGATGGACCGGCTGGGTGTGGATGAAGATACGCCGATTCAAAACCGCGCCGTGTCAAAGACCTTGGAGGCAGCCCAGAAGCGCGTTGAGGGCTATAATTTTGATACGCGCAAAAATGTTGTTCAGTACGACAACGTGATCAATCGTCACCGCCGCGTGGTGTATGTCATGCGCCGCAAGATTTTGGAAGGCGACAACATTAAGCCAGAAATTGAACGCTTGCTCAAAGAAAAAGTGAACGATTCAACACAGCTGCCGCTCAAGAATAATCCTAATTTTGTGAAAGAATTTGCTGCAGTTATCCCAGTTGATGAGGATGCACTTACAAAGGCTGGTTCAGAGAAGAAAGACAAATCTCGCGTTCAAAAGGTGATGAAACTGGCGCGTGAAGCATACGCAGAAAAAGAGGAAGAAATTGGTGACGAAAACTTGCGTGGTGTCGAGCGGGAAGTCTACATGGCAGTGCTCGATACCTTGTGGATGCAACACTTGGAAAACATGCAACACCTGCGTGAAGGAATCCACTGGCGCAGTGTTGGTCAGCGTGATCCATTGGTTGAGTATCGGTCTGAGTCACAGAAATTGTTCACGAGTTTGCAGAACAATTTGCGCGACGAAGTCTTGAGTACCATCTTCCGCGTGCGTAGGGCCGATGCAACAGTGCAACAATCACAGGATGATGAGTATGACACTGAGCTGACTCGACTCGCTGAAACTGCTGTCGAGAAGGGCGTTAACGAGATAACATCTGGCGAAAAGAATCGTGACGATGATTTCTCAGTCAAAAAGGCCAAAACTGCTTCTGAATCAAATCGCGCCAAAAACGCAGCGCGCAAGAAGAAAAAGGCCCAGCGCCAAAACCGCAAAAAGAATCGGAAATAA
- a CDS encoding M16 family metallopeptidase yields MKHTVEEVRLKNGARGLLIDVPDATVMSFQFHFRAGSRYVRDKDIYETAHIMEHMSFGANEKFRSQALYDQEFVKNGAYYNAYTTEYSMGYEAFCADFEWDRVLELQRLAITVPRFNAEELEAEKGNVRSELTGYLNNHNRVMWPRVQQALGEDILTYNQRLKTIANVTLKDIKEHHRRTHTLKNMRFVIAGKMTGRKSRIKEALEAWQLEEGERFEIPKDNLHSAGPLLIRRKEASNLTFGWSMIVPREISNSEADAMGCLNHILTGTFNSRIFGAARKRGLAYSIFSDTSVGFYDSAWDFTGQVNLETAEELFDIIVSELKRVLNGKISAEDIESAKSYSLGRYQMGAQTVSQISNFYTGRYFSDDFVKDYTGVPAAILAVTDEKIVQVAREFFQTNTWVLAGVSCGEKELLERIQEKLGALF; encoded by the coding sequence ATGAAGCACACAGTTGAAGAAGTACGATTAAAGAACGGTGCTCGGGGGTTGTTGATAGATGTGCCAGATGCTACAGTAATGAGCTTTCAGTTCCATTTTCGGGCGGGCAGTCGCTATGTACGCGATAAAGACATCTACGAAACAGCGCACATCATGGAGCATATGTCATTTGGTGCCAATGAAAAATTCCGTTCACAGGCACTGTATGATCAAGAATTCGTCAAAAACGGCGCGTATTATAACGCCTATACAACAGAATATTCCATGGGCTATGAAGCATTTTGTGCTGATTTTGAATGGGACAGGGTGTTGGAACTGCAGAGGTTGGCGATCACGGTACCGCGTTTTAATGCCGAAGAATTGGAGGCTGAGAAGGGCAATGTGCGCTCTGAGCTGACAGGCTATCTGAACAATCACAACCGAGTGATGTGGCCACGAGTGCAGCAAGCGTTGGGCGAAGATATTTTGACGTACAATCAGCGCCTGAAGACGATTGCCAACGTAACGTTGAAAGATATCAAAGAGCACCACCGTCGCACACACACCTTGAAGAATATGCGCTTTGTGATCGCTGGTAAAATGACGGGACGCAAGTCACGCATCAAGGAAGCGCTGGAAGCCTGGCAATTGGAAGAAGGTGAACGCTTTGAGATCCCTAAGGACAATCTACACAGCGCTGGACCTCTGTTGATCAGGCGTAAAGAAGCTTCCAATCTGACATTTGGTTGGTCGATGATCGTGCCACGTGAGATTAGTAATTCTGAAGCTGACGCTATGGGCTGTTTGAACCACATTTTGACTGGGACGTTTAATTCTCGCATTTTCGGGGCGGCCCGCAAGCGAGGACTGGCGTATAGTATTTTTAGCGATACTTCGGTTGGATTTTATGACTCGGCATGGGATTTTACCGGCCAGGTCAACTTGGAGACGGCCGAAGAGCTGTTTGATATCATCGTTAGTGAATTAAAGCGTGTGCTAAACGGTAAAATTTCCGCTGAAGATATCGAAAGCGCTAAGTCCTACTCTCTGGGGCGTTACCAAATGGGCGCACAAACCGTTTCTCAGATCAGTAATTTTTACACTGGTCGCTATTTCTCAGATGATTTTGTAAAGGATTATACTGGGGTGCCGGCAGCGATTTTGGCGGTGACTGATGAAAAAATTGTTCAAGTGGCACGTGAGTTCTTCCAGACTAATACCTGGGTGTTGGCTGGAGTGAGCTGCGGTGAAAAAGAGCTACTGGAACGTATCCAAGAAAAGCTGGGAGCATTGTTCTAA
- the murD gene encoding UDP-N-acetylmuramoyl-L-alanine--D-glutamate ligase, translating into MNIVIAGYDVEGKSSYAYFQRKFPDAQLTIVDERELSDVPAGAEVCTGAGVFSDQFYDVDMVVRTAGLPPSRIKTSGTIWSATNEFFAQCPAPIIGVTGTKGKGTTCSLITSMLRAAGKTVHLVGNIGVPSLDVLPQIQPDDIVVYELSSFQLWDLEKSPHVAVVLMIEPDHLDRHDGFADYLDAKSHIAKFQTAQDIIIYNRNNQFSQQIAAKSPARQLSYPIDLSAEMQQALKLPGAHNQENASAAVLVAKTVVPELSDEIICQGLAGFTGLPHRLKFVAEKRGVKFYDDSISTTPGSAVAALRSFQQPKVMLLGGADKGGDYTELAEELVHSSSLRGVIVSGGNADDIAKVLQKAGLPDATIVQKGVIPMTEVVQCALDIAQPGDVVILSPAAASFDQYANYTARGEAFVEAVAGI; encoded by the coding sequence ATGAACATTGTCATTGCAGGATATGATGTAGAGGGTAAGTCGAGCTACGCGTATTTTCAGCGCAAATTTCCAGACGCACAATTGACGATAGTGGATGAACGAGAGCTGTCTGACGTACCAGCGGGTGCGGAGGTTTGCACTGGTGCAGGGGTATTTTCTGATCAGTTTTATGACGTTGATATGGTAGTCAGAACGGCTGGACTACCGCCAAGCCGCATCAAGACCAGTGGCACTATATGGTCGGCGACCAATGAGTTTTTCGCACAGTGTCCAGCGCCTATCATCGGAGTGACGGGGACAAAAGGTAAAGGGACGACTTGTAGTTTGATCACTAGTATGCTGCGTGCTGCTGGCAAAACAGTCCATCTTGTCGGGAATATTGGTGTGCCGTCGTTGGACGTGCTGCCACAGATTCAGCCAGATGATATCGTGGTGTATGAGTTGAGCAGTTTTCAGCTGTGGGATTTGGAAAAATCTCCGCATGTTGCAGTCGTCTTGATGATTGAGCCAGACCACCTGGATAGGCATGACGGTTTTGCTGATTATCTTGATGCAAAATCGCATATTGCCAAATTTCAAACGGCTCAAGATATTATCATTTACAACAGGAACAATCAGTTCAGCCAGCAGATCGCTGCCAAGTCGCCAGCGCGCCAGTTGTCGTATCCAATTGATCTGTCGGCGGAAATGCAACAGGCACTCAAGTTGCCGGGCGCACACAACCAAGAGAATGCCAGTGCGGCAGTGTTGGTGGCTAAGACGGTAGTGCCGGAGCTGTCAGATGAAATAATTTGTCAGGGGCTTGCTGGTTTTACGGGCTTGCCGCATCGGCTCAAATTTGTGGCAGAAAAACGAGGAGTGAAGTTTTATGATGATAGCATCTCGACAACGCCAGGCAGTGCAGTAGCTGCGCTGCGGTCATTTCAGCAGCCAAAAGTGATGCTCCTTGGTGGGGCGGACAAAGGTGGTGACTATACAGAACTAGCCGAAGAACTAGTGCACTCGTCGTCACTAAGAGGAGTGATTGTCAGTGGTGGTAATGCTGATGATATTGCAAAAGTGTTGCAAAAGGCTGGACTACCAGATGCGACAATAGTGCAGAAGGGCGTGATACCGATGACCGAAGTGGTGCAGTGTGCCTTGGATATCGCTCAACCGGGAGATGTTGTAATTTTGAGTCCAGCTGCCGCCAGCTTTGACCAATACGCAAACTATACAGCCCGTGGTGAAGCCTTTGTTGAGGCGGTGGCGGGCATATAA